The following are encoded in a window of Esox lucius isolate fEsoLuc1 chromosome 14, fEsoLuc1.pri, whole genome shotgun sequence genomic DNA:
- the itga2.2 gene encoding integrin alpha-2 isoform X5 — protein MEFNPTSTVLTLLLIQSWCVPQSLSFNVGTAGAKVFSGPATEEFGYTVHQFKNHLGKWLLVGSPWSGYKQDRKGDLYKCEITGSTSNCQRLNLQNLVTISTVKNINVNMSLGLTLTHTATEDKFITCGPLWAQKCGSQYYYPGICAEVSPLFKPLPAFSPALQTCGGPMDVAIVLDGSNSIYPWPPVVDFLKKLLENLDIGPDNTQVTIIQYGVDPFIEFHLNAHKTKQSMITAAAKIPQRQGLETNTFRAIEFARKQAFLPENGARPGASKVMVVVTDGESHDKNLRDDVIRKCETDRITRFGIAVLGYYIRNDIDTKNLVDEIKSIASTPTDRYFFNVSAEEALLEIAGSLGDRIFNIEGTGKGDGDFQMEMSQVGFSAHQTKKQNMIMLGAVGAYSWSGTVVHYTSQKSDIFPQTAFQTILQDKNHSSLLGYSVTTLNDGTMEYYVAGAPRSNHTGQVIVYTINAKGQPIVLDSQRGDQIGSYYGSVLCPLDVDKDGVSDLLLVGAPMFMSEHKKENGKVYLLTFTKGILSDQGVLKGPSPAENARFGMSISAVLDLNMDGYSDVVVGAPLEDDNRGVIYVFNGDKKTLRTEYSQRILGSKLDPLLQYFGRSLDTSSDLNDDTIPDVSVGAYGKVVQLWSRGVAIVTASVTFNPDKISILSKKCVVNGKRTSCFNTEVCFSATFKPKNPVGPVALRYNLTLDADLQGSRFTSRGQFKNSERSIQADIKVSPMGFCDTLEVFVQEAPDLVNSIGLRVEIALQDPDSSPVLDVLSPNAWQFFIPFSKECGSDEVCDSDLELSVKKGQMIPSSSKMLISLKNKRLSFTVSVVNKKENAYNTRVIVKYSKNLFYASITPPSESNEEKVECTSTQESYAVLCRVGYPVIGPNQKVSFEINFDFNLLERQPIADVRFEVLSDSTEADMSDNHVLLSIPVHYDSEITVSWKMDPEFYVIEANHEVKTTVNTFDDIGPEFKFSLKVSTGNLPISLAYFTVSMPSTTSRGNPLLYITGVTTAPAGDVTCDVTLNPLKITQQPYTPTFSNENLMSTEILDCNTAKCQHMKCFLKDMQIKSAFFVNVTSRIWNGTFAASTFQSTTLTVSTEIKTSEPELLIISNKHLTFGVTISKPGEKGEVPVGIIVGSVIGGLLLLALAIGLLWKLGFFNRKYQQLMKNPEEEEGPETQGLQENAAA, from the exons ATGGAGTTTAATCCGACGAGTACTGTTTTGACGCTGCTTTTGATTCAAA GTTGGTGCGTCCCCCAGTCCCTGTCGTTTAACGTGGGAACGGCAGGAGCCAAGGTATTCTCTGGACCTGCAACAGAGGAGTTTGGATACACTGTGCATCAGTTCAAAAACCACTTGGGCAAATG GCTGCTGGTCGGCTCCCCCTGGAGTGGATATAAACAGGACAGGAAGGGAGACCTCTACAAGTGTGAGATCACAGGGTCCACTTCAAACTGCCAGAGACTCAACCTGCAGA ACTTAGTCACCATATCAACCGTGAAGAACATCAATGTCAACATGAGTCTGGGATTAACTcttacacacacagctacagaaGATAAATTCATA ACTTGTGGACCTTTGTGGGCTCAAAAATGCGGAAGTCAGTATTATTACCCAGGGATCTGCGCAGAAGTCAGCCCTCTCTTCAAACCACTGCCTGCATTCTCACCTGCCCTTCAGA CTTGTGGGGGCCCTATGGATGTTGCTATTGTGTTGGATGGATCCAACAGTATATATCCCTGGCCCCCAGTTGTAGACTTCCTCAAGAAGCTGTTGGAGAACTTGGATATTGGACCTGATAATACTCAA GTAACTATTATACAGTACGGGGTTGATCCATTTATTGAATTCCATCTGAACGCCCACAAAACCAAACAGTCCATGATTACAGCTGCAGCTAAAATACCTCAGAGACAGGGCCTGGAGACCAACACCTTCCGGGCCATTGAATTTGCCAG AAAGCAGGCGTTCTTGCCTGAAAATGGGGCTCGACCTGGAGCCAGCAAGGTGATGGTCGTGGTGACTGATGGAGAATCTCACGACAAAAACCTCAGAGATGATGTCATCAGGAAGTGTGAGACCGATAGGATCACCCGCTTTGGCATTGCT GTCCTTGGTTACTACATAAGGAATGACATCGACACTAAGAACCTGGTTGATGAGATAAAGTCCATTGCAAGTACACCGACCGATCGCTATTTCTTCAATGTGTCAGCAGAGGAGGCTCTGCTGGAGATTGCTGGGTCTCTGGGAGACCGCATCTTCAACATTGAGG GTACTGGGAAAGGTGACGGGGACTTTCAGATGGAGATGTCCCAAGTAGGATTCAGTGCCCACCAAACCAAGAAGCAG AATATGATTATGCTGGGAGCCGTTGGGGCCTATAGCTGGAGTGGTACCGTGGTTCACTACACCTCTCAGAAGTCAGACATCTTCCCTCAGACAGCCTTTCAGACAATCCTACAGGACAAAAACCACAGCTCTCTATTGG GCTACTCCGTGACAACGCTGAACGATGGGACAATGGAGTACTACGTGGCCGGCGCTCCTCGCTCCAACCACACTGGACAGGTCATCGTGTACACCATCAATGCCAAAGGACAGCCCATCGTTCTAGACTCCCAGAGGGGGGATCAG ATAGGCTCCTACTACGGTAGCGTGCTCTGTCCCCTAGACGTGGACAAGGACGGTGTGTCTGATCTACTGCTGGTCGGAGCTCCCATGTTCATGAGCGAACACAAGAAGGAGAATGGAAAAGTCTACCTCCTCACTTTCACTAAG GGCATCCTGAGCGACCAGGGTGTCCTGAAGGGCCCGTCCCCAGCAGAGAACGCTCGTTTTGGGATGTCCATCTCAGCGGTTCTTGATCTCAACATGGATGGCTACAGTGATGTGGTGGTGGGGGCCCCACTGGAAGACGACAACCGAGGTGTAATCTATGTTTTTAACGGAGATAAGAAGACCCTCAGGACCGAGTACTCTCAG AGAATCCTTGGCTCCAAGCTAGATCCTCTGCTGCAGTATTTTGGGAGGTCCCTGGACACCAGTTCTGACTTAAACGACGACACCATCCCAGATGTCTCAGTGGGGGCTTATGGGAAAGTTGTCCAGCTCTG GTCTCGAGGTGTGGCCATAGTGACAGCCAGTGTCACCTTCAACCCTGATAAGATCAGCATCTTGAGTAAGAAGTGTGTGGTCAACGGAAAACGCACGTCCTGCTTCAACACCGAAGTCTGTTTCAGTGCTACCTTCAAGCCCAAGAATCCTGTTGGACCTGTGG CTCTCAGATACAACCTGACTTTGGATGCGGATCTCCAGGGCTCTCGCTTCACCTCCAGGGGTCAGTTCAAGAACTCTGAGAGAAGCATTCAGGCAGACATCAAAGTTTCTCCCATGGGGTTCTGTGACACCCTGGAGGTCTTCGTTCag gaaGCTCCTGACTTGGTGAACTCCATTGGTCTGCGTGTGGAAATCGCTCTGCAGGATCCAGACTCCAGTCCCGTTCTGGATGTCCTCAGTCCAAACGCCTGGCAGTTCTTT ATTCCGTTCTCCAAAGAATGCGGCTCTGACGAGGTGTGTGACAGTGACCTAGAGTTGAGCGTGAAGAAAGGACAAATGATTCCCAG CTCCTCCAAGATGTTGATCAGCTTAAAGAACAAGAGGCTCTCCTTCACTGTGTCTGTGGTCAACAAAAAGGAGAATGCATACAACACCAGAGTCATAGTCAAATACTCCAAAAACCTCTTCTACGCTTCCATCACTCCTCCA AGCGAGAGTAATGAGGAGAAAGTGGAATGCACCTCCACCCAAGAGTCTTACGCAGTCTTATGCAGGGTGGGGTACCCAGTTATCGGGCCAAACCAAAAG GTGTCATTTGAAATCAACTTCGACTTCAACCTGTTAGAACGCCAGCCCATAGCTGATGTGAGATTTGAAGTTCTCAG TGACAGCACAGAGGCAGATATGTCAGACAACCATGTCTTACTCTCTATCCCAGTCCACTATGACTCAGAGATCACTGTCTCCTGGAAAATGGACCCGGAATTCTACGTGATTGAAGCGAACCACGAAGTGAAAACCACAGTGAACACTTTCGACGACATTGGCCCCGAGTTCAAATTCTCCCTGAAG gTTTCCACAGGGAATTTACCAATCAGTCTGGCCTACTTCACAGTGTCAATGCCCAGCACCACATCAAGAGGAAATCCATTACTTTACATAACTGGTGTCACCACAGCACCT GCCGGCGATGTAACCTGTGATGTAACCCTCAACCCTCTGAAGATTACACAACAGCCCTACACACCCACCTTCTCCAACGAAAACCTCATGAGCACAGAAATCctg GACTGTAACACAGCCAAGTGCCAGCACATGAAATGTTTCCTGAAAGACATGCAGATAAAAAGCGCATTTTTTGTGAACGTGACCTCGCGGATTTGGAACGGTACCTTCGCAGCT
- the itga2.2 gene encoding integrin alpha-2 isoform X3 yields MEFNPTSTVLTLLLIQSWCVPQSLSFNVGTAGAKVFSGPATEEFGYTVHQFKNHLGKWLLVGSPWSGYKQDRKGDLYKCEITGSTSNCQRLNLQNLVTISTVKNINVNMSLGLTLTHTATEDKFITCGPLWAQKCGSQYYYPGICAEVSPLFKPLPAFSPALQTCGGPMDVAIVLDGSNSIYPWPPVVDFLKKLLENLDIGPDNTQVTIIQYGVDPFIEFHLNAHKTKQSMITAAAKIPQRQGLETNTFRAIEFARKQAFLPENGARPGASKVMVVVTDGESHDKNLRDDVIRKCETDRITRFGIAVLGYYIRNDIDTKNLVDEIKSIASTPTDRYFFNVSAEEALLEIAGSLGDRIFNIEGTGKGDGDFQMEMSQVGFSAHQTKKQNMIMLGAVGAYSWSGTVVHYTSQKSDIFPQTAFQTILQDKNHSSLLGYSVTTLNDGTMEYYVAGAPRSNHTGQVIVYTINAKGQPIVLDSQRGDQVRGHPIVLDSQRGDQVRGQPIVLDSQRGDQVRGHPIVLDSQRGDQVRGQPIVLDSQRGDQVRGHPIVLDSQRGDQVRGQPIVLDSQREDQVRGQPIVLDSQRGDQIGSYYGSVLCPLDVDKDGVSDLLLVGAPMFMSEHKKENGKVYLLTFTKGILSDQGVLKGPSPAENARFGMSISAVLDLNMDGYSDVVVGAPLEDDNRGVIYVFNGDKKTLRTEYSQRILGSKLDPLLQYFGRSLDTSSDLNDDTIPDVSVGAYGKVVQLWSRGVAIVTASVTFNPDKISILSKKCVVNGKRTSCFNTEVCFSATFKPKNPVGPVALRYNLTLDADLQGSRFTSRGQFKNSERSIQADIKVSPMGFCDTLEVFVQEAPDLVNSIGLRVEIALQDPDSSPVLDVLSPNAWQFFIPFSKECGSDEVCDSDLELSVKKGQMIPSSSKMLISLKNKRLSFTVSVVNKKENAYNTRVIVKYSKNLFYASITPPSESNEEKVECTSTQESYAVLCRVGYPVIGPNQKVSFEINFDFNLLERQPIADVRFEVLSDSTEADMSDNHVLLSIPVHYDSEITVSWKMDPEFYVIEANHEVKTTVNTFDDIGPEFKFSLKVSTGNLPISLAYFTVSMPSTTSRGNPLLYITGVTTAPAGDVTCDVTLNPLKITQQPYTPTFSNENLMSTEILDCNTAKCQHMKCFLKDMQIKSAFFVNVTSRIWNGTFAASTFQSTTLTVSTEIKTSEPELLIISNKHLTFGVTISKPGEKGEVPVGIIVGSVIGGLLLLALAIGLLWKLGFFNRKYQQLMKNPEEEEGPETQGLQENAAA; encoded by the exons ATGGAGTTTAATCCGACGAGTACTGTTTTGACGCTGCTTTTGATTCAAA GTTGGTGCGTCCCCCAGTCCCTGTCGTTTAACGTGGGAACGGCAGGAGCCAAGGTATTCTCTGGACCTGCAACAGAGGAGTTTGGATACACTGTGCATCAGTTCAAAAACCACTTGGGCAAATG GCTGCTGGTCGGCTCCCCCTGGAGTGGATATAAACAGGACAGGAAGGGAGACCTCTACAAGTGTGAGATCACAGGGTCCACTTCAAACTGCCAGAGACTCAACCTGCAGA ACTTAGTCACCATATCAACCGTGAAGAACATCAATGTCAACATGAGTCTGGGATTAACTcttacacacacagctacagaaGATAAATTCATA ACTTGTGGACCTTTGTGGGCTCAAAAATGCGGAAGTCAGTATTATTACCCAGGGATCTGCGCAGAAGTCAGCCCTCTCTTCAAACCACTGCCTGCATTCTCACCTGCCCTTCAGA CTTGTGGGGGCCCTATGGATGTTGCTATTGTGTTGGATGGATCCAACAGTATATATCCCTGGCCCCCAGTTGTAGACTTCCTCAAGAAGCTGTTGGAGAACTTGGATATTGGACCTGATAATACTCAA GTAACTATTATACAGTACGGGGTTGATCCATTTATTGAATTCCATCTGAACGCCCACAAAACCAAACAGTCCATGATTACAGCTGCAGCTAAAATACCTCAGAGACAGGGCCTGGAGACCAACACCTTCCGGGCCATTGAATTTGCCAG AAAGCAGGCGTTCTTGCCTGAAAATGGGGCTCGACCTGGAGCCAGCAAGGTGATGGTCGTGGTGACTGATGGAGAATCTCACGACAAAAACCTCAGAGATGATGTCATCAGGAAGTGTGAGACCGATAGGATCACCCGCTTTGGCATTGCT GTCCTTGGTTACTACATAAGGAATGACATCGACACTAAGAACCTGGTTGATGAGATAAAGTCCATTGCAAGTACACCGACCGATCGCTATTTCTTCAATGTGTCAGCAGAGGAGGCTCTGCTGGAGATTGCTGGGTCTCTGGGAGACCGCATCTTCAACATTGAGG GTACTGGGAAAGGTGACGGGGACTTTCAGATGGAGATGTCCCAAGTAGGATTCAGTGCCCACCAAACCAAGAAGCAG AATATGATTATGCTGGGAGCCGTTGGGGCCTATAGCTGGAGTGGTACCGTGGTTCACTACACCTCTCAGAAGTCAGACATCTTCCCTCAGACAGCCTTTCAGACAATCCTACAGGACAAAAACCACAGCTCTCTATTGG GCTACTCCGTGACAACGCTGAACGATGGGACAATGGAGTACTACGTGGCCGGCGCTCCTCGCTCCAACCACACTGGACAGGTCATCGTGTACACCATCAATGCCAAAGGACAGCCCATCGTTCTAGACTCCCAGAGGGGGGATCAGGTAAGAGGACATCCCATCGTTCTAGACTCCCAGAGGGGGGATCAGGTAAGAGGACAGCCCATCGTTCTAGACTCCCAGAGGGGGGATCAGGTAAGAGGACATCCCATCGTTCTAGACTCCCAGAGAGGGGATCAGGTAAGAGGACAGCCCATCGTTCTAGACTCCCAGAGGGGGGATCAGGTAAGAGGACATCCCATCGTTCTAGACTCCCAGAGAGGGGATCAGGTAAGAGGACAGCCCATCGTTCTAGACTCCCAGAGGGAGGATCAGGTAAGAGGACAGCCCATCGTTCTAGACTCCCAGAGGGGGGATCAG ATAGGCTCCTACTACGGTAGCGTGCTCTGTCCCCTAGACGTGGACAAGGACGGTGTGTCTGATCTACTGCTGGTCGGAGCTCCCATGTTCATGAGCGAACACAAGAAGGAGAATGGAAAAGTCTACCTCCTCACTTTCACTAAG GGCATCCTGAGCGACCAGGGTGTCCTGAAGGGCCCGTCCCCAGCAGAGAACGCTCGTTTTGGGATGTCCATCTCAGCGGTTCTTGATCTCAACATGGATGGCTACAGTGATGTGGTGGTGGGGGCCCCACTGGAAGACGACAACCGAGGTGTAATCTATGTTTTTAACGGAGATAAGAAGACCCTCAGGACCGAGTACTCTCAG AGAATCCTTGGCTCCAAGCTAGATCCTCTGCTGCAGTATTTTGGGAGGTCCCTGGACACCAGTTCTGACTTAAACGACGACACCATCCCAGATGTCTCAGTGGGGGCTTATGGGAAAGTTGTCCAGCTCTG GTCTCGAGGTGTGGCCATAGTGACAGCCAGTGTCACCTTCAACCCTGATAAGATCAGCATCTTGAGTAAGAAGTGTGTGGTCAACGGAAAACGCACGTCCTGCTTCAACACCGAAGTCTGTTTCAGTGCTACCTTCAAGCCCAAGAATCCTGTTGGACCTGTGG CTCTCAGATACAACCTGACTTTGGATGCGGATCTCCAGGGCTCTCGCTTCACCTCCAGGGGTCAGTTCAAGAACTCTGAGAGAAGCATTCAGGCAGACATCAAAGTTTCTCCCATGGGGTTCTGTGACACCCTGGAGGTCTTCGTTCag gaaGCTCCTGACTTGGTGAACTCCATTGGTCTGCGTGTGGAAATCGCTCTGCAGGATCCAGACTCCAGTCCCGTTCTGGATGTCCTCAGTCCAAACGCCTGGCAGTTCTTT ATTCCGTTCTCCAAAGAATGCGGCTCTGACGAGGTGTGTGACAGTGACCTAGAGTTGAGCGTGAAGAAAGGACAAATGATTCCCAG CTCCTCCAAGATGTTGATCAGCTTAAAGAACAAGAGGCTCTCCTTCACTGTGTCTGTGGTCAACAAAAAGGAGAATGCATACAACACCAGAGTCATAGTCAAATACTCCAAAAACCTCTTCTACGCTTCCATCACTCCTCCA AGCGAGAGTAATGAGGAGAAAGTGGAATGCACCTCCACCCAAGAGTCTTACGCAGTCTTATGCAGGGTGGGGTACCCAGTTATCGGGCCAAACCAAAAG GTGTCATTTGAAATCAACTTCGACTTCAACCTGTTAGAACGCCAGCCCATAGCTGATGTGAGATTTGAAGTTCTCAG TGACAGCACAGAGGCAGATATGTCAGACAACCATGTCTTACTCTCTATCCCAGTCCACTATGACTCAGAGATCACTGTCTCCTGGAAAATGGACCCGGAATTCTACGTGATTGAAGCGAACCACGAAGTGAAAACCACAGTGAACACTTTCGACGACATTGGCCCCGAGTTCAAATTCTCCCTGAAG gTTTCCACAGGGAATTTACCAATCAGTCTGGCCTACTTCACAGTGTCAATGCCCAGCACCACATCAAGAGGAAATCCATTACTTTACATAACTGGTGTCACCACAGCACCT GCCGGCGATGTAACCTGTGATGTAACCCTCAACCCTCTGAAGATTACACAACAGCCCTACACACCCACCTTCTCCAACGAAAACCTCATGAGCACAGAAATCctg GACTGTAACACAGCCAAGTGCCAGCACATGAAATGTTTCCTGAAAGACATGCAGATAAAAAGCGCATTTTTTGTGAACGTGACCTCGCGGATTTGGAACGGTACCTTCGCAGCT
- the itga2.2 gene encoding integrin alpha-2 isoform X2 — protein sequence MEFNPTSTVLTLLLIQSWCVPQSLSFNVGTAGAKVFSGPATEEFGYTVHQFKNHLGKWLLVGSPWSGYKQDRKGDLYKCEITGSTSNCQRLNLQNLVTISTVKNINVNMSLGLTLTHTATEDKFITCGPLWAQKCGSQYYYPGICAEVSPLFKPLPAFSPALQTCGGPMDVAIVLDGSNSIYPWPPVVDFLKKLLENLDIGPDNTQVTIIQYGVDPFIEFHLNAHKTKQSMITAAAKIPQRQGLETNTFRAIEFARKQAFLPENGARPGASKVMVVVTDGESHDKNLRDDVIRKCETDRITRFGIAVLGYYIRNDIDTKNLVDEIKSIASTPTDRYFFNVSAEEALLEIAGSLGDRIFNIEGTGKGDGDFQMEMSQVGFSAHQTKKQNMIMLGAVGAYSWSGTVVHYTSQKSDIFPQTAFQTILQDKNHSSLLGYSVTTLNDGTMEYYVAGAPRSNHTGQVIVYTINAKGQPIVLDSQRGDQVRGHPIVLDSQRGDQVRGQPIVLDSQRGDQVRGHPIVLDSQRGDQVRGQPIVLDSQREDQVRGQPIVLDSQRGDQVRGQPIVLDSQRGDQVRGQPIILDSQRGDQVRGHPIVLDSQRGDQIGSYYGSVLCPLDVDKDGVSDLLLVGAPMFMSEHKKENGKVYLLTFTKGILSDQGVLKGPSPAENARFGMSISAVLDLNMDGYSDVVVGAPLEDDNRGVIYVFNGDKKTLRTEYSQRILGSKLDPLLQYFGRSLDTSSDLNDDTIPDVSVGAYGKVVQLWSRGVAIVTASVTFNPDKISILSKKCVVNGKRTSCFNTEVCFSATFKPKNPVGPVALRYNLTLDADLQGSRFTSRGQFKNSERSIQADIKVSPMGFCDTLEVFVQEAPDLVNSIGLRVEIALQDPDSSPVLDVLSPNAWQFFIPFSKECGSDEVCDSDLELSVKKGQMIPSSSKMLISLKNKRLSFTVSVVNKKENAYNTRVIVKYSKNLFYASITPPSESNEEKVECTSTQESYAVLCRVGYPVIGPNQKVSFEINFDFNLLERQPIADVRFEVLSDSTEADMSDNHVLLSIPVHYDSEITVSWKMDPEFYVIEANHEVKTTVNTFDDIGPEFKFSLKVSTGNLPISLAYFTVSMPSTTSRGNPLLYITGVTTAPAGDVTCDVTLNPLKITQQPYTPTFSNENLMSTEILDCNTAKCQHMKCFLKDMQIKSAFFVNVTSRIWNGTFAASTFQSTTLTVSTEIKTSEPELLIISNKHLTFGVTISKPGEKGEVPVGIIVGSVIGGLLLLALAIGLLWKLGFFNRKYQQLMKNPEEEEGPETQGLQENAAA from the exons ATGGAGTTTAATCCGACGAGTACTGTTTTGACGCTGCTTTTGATTCAAA GTTGGTGCGTCCCCCAGTCCCTGTCGTTTAACGTGGGAACGGCAGGAGCCAAGGTATTCTCTGGACCTGCAACAGAGGAGTTTGGATACACTGTGCATCAGTTCAAAAACCACTTGGGCAAATG GCTGCTGGTCGGCTCCCCCTGGAGTGGATATAAACAGGACAGGAAGGGAGACCTCTACAAGTGTGAGATCACAGGGTCCACTTCAAACTGCCAGAGACTCAACCTGCAGA ACTTAGTCACCATATCAACCGTGAAGAACATCAATGTCAACATGAGTCTGGGATTAACTcttacacacacagctacagaaGATAAATTCATA ACTTGTGGACCTTTGTGGGCTCAAAAATGCGGAAGTCAGTATTATTACCCAGGGATCTGCGCAGAAGTCAGCCCTCTCTTCAAACCACTGCCTGCATTCTCACCTGCCCTTCAGA CTTGTGGGGGCCCTATGGATGTTGCTATTGTGTTGGATGGATCCAACAGTATATATCCCTGGCCCCCAGTTGTAGACTTCCTCAAGAAGCTGTTGGAGAACTTGGATATTGGACCTGATAATACTCAA GTAACTATTATACAGTACGGGGTTGATCCATTTATTGAATTCCATCTGAACGCCCACAAAACCAAACAGTCCATGATTACAGCTGCAGCTAAAATACCTCAGAGACAGGGCCTGGAGACCAACACCTTCCGGGCCATTGAATTTGCCAG AAAGCAGGCGTTCTTGCCTGAAAATGGGGCTCGACCTGGAGCCAGCAAGGTGATGGTCGTGGTGACTGATGGAGAATCTCACGACAAAAACCTCAGAGATGATGTCATCAGGAAGTGTGAGACCGATAGGATCACCCGCTTTGGCATTGCT GTCCTTGGTTACTACATAAGGAATGACATCGACACTAAGAACCTGGTTGATGAGATAAAGTCCATTGCAAGTACACCGACCGATCGCTATTTCTTCAATGTGTCAGCAGAGGAGGCTCTGCTGGAGATTGCTGGGTCTCTGGGAGACCGCATCTTCAACATTGAGG GTACTGGGAAAGGTGACGGGGACTTTCAGATGGAGATGTCCCAAGTAGGATTCAGTGCCCACCAAACCAAGAAGCAG AATATGATTATGCTGGGAGCCGTTGGGGCCTATAGCTGGAGTGGTACCGTGGTTCACTACACCTCTCAGAAGTCAGACATCTTCCCTCAGACAGCCTTTCAGACAATCCTACAGGACAAAAACCACAGCTCTCTATTGG GCTACTCCGTGACAACGCTGAACGATGGGACAATGGAGTACTACGTGGCCGGCGCTCCTCGCTCCAACCACACTGGACAGGTCATCGTGTACACCATCAATGCCAAAG GACAGCCCATCGTTCTAGACTCCCAGAGGGGGGATCAGGTAAGAGGACATCCCATCGTTCTAGACTCCCAGAGAGGGGATCAGGTAAGAGGACAGCCCATCGTTCTAGACTCCCAGAGGGGGGATCAGGTAAGAGGACATCCCATCGTTCTAGACTCCCAGAGAGGGGATCAGGTAAGAGGACAGCCCATCGTTCTAGACTCCCAGAGGGAGGATCAGGTAAGAGGACAGCCCATCGTTCTAGACTCCCAGAGGGGGGATCAGGTAAGAGGACAGCCCATCGTTCTAGACTCCCAGAGAGGGGATCAGGTAAGAGGACAGCCCATCATTCTAGACTCCCAGAGGGGGGATCAGGTAAGAGGACATCCCATCGTTCTAGACTCCCAGAGGGGGGATCAG ATAGGCTCCTACTACGGTAGCGTGCTCTGTCCCCTAGACGTGGACAAGGACGGTGTGTCTGATCTACTGCTGGTCGGAGCTCCCATGTTCATGAGCGAACACAAGAAGGAGAATGGAAAAGTCTACCTCCTCACTTTCACTAAG GGCATCCTGAGCGACCAGGGTGTCCTGAAGGGCCCGTCCCCAGCAGAGAACGCTCGTTTTGGGATGTCCATCTCAGCGGTTCTTGATCTCAACATGGATGGCTACAGTGATGTGGTGGTGGGGGCCCCACTGGAAGACGACAACCGAGGTGTAATCTATGTTTTTAACGGAGATAAGAAGACCCTCAGGACCGAGTACTCTCAG AGAATCCTTGGCTCCAAGCTAGATCCTCTGCTGCAGTATTTTGGGAGGTCCCTGGACACCAGTTCTGACTTAAACGACGACACCATCCCAGATGTCTCAGTGGGGGCTTATGGGAAAGTTGTCCAGCTCTG GTCTCGAGGTGTGGCCATAGTGACAGCCAGTGTCACCTTCAACCCTGATAAGATCAGCATCTTGAGTAAGAAGTGTGTGGTCAACGGAAAACGCACGTCCTGCTTCAACACCGAAGTCTGTTTCAGTGCTACCTTCAAGCCCAAGAATCCTGTTGGACCTGTGG CTCTCAGATACAACCTGACTTTGGATGCGGATCTCCAGGGCTCTCGCTTCACCTCCAGGGGTCAGTTCAAGAACTCTGAGAGAAGCATTCAGGCAGACATCAAAGTTTCTCCCATGGGGTTCTGTGACACCCTGGAGGTCTTCGTTCag gaaGCTCCTGACTTGGTGAACTCCATTGGTCTGCGTGTGGAAATCGCTCTGCAGGATCCAGACTCCAGTCCCGTTCTGGATGTCCTCAGTCCAAACGCCTGGCAGTTCTTT ATTCCGTTCTCCAAAGAATGCGGCTCTGACGAGGTGTGTGACAGTGACCTAGAGTTGAGCGTGAAGAAAGGACAAATGATTCCCAG CTCCTCCAAGATGTTGATCAGCTTAAAGAACAAGAGGCTCTCCTTCACTGTGTCTGTGGTCAACAAAAAGGAGAATGCATACAACACCAGAGTCATAGTCAAATACTCCAAAAACCTCTTCTACGCTTCCATCACTCCTCCA AGCGAGAGTAATGAGGAGAAAGTGGAATGCACCTCCACCCAAGAGTCTTACGCAGTCTTATGCAGGGTGGGGTACCCAGTTATCGGGCCAAACCAAAAG GTGTCATTTGAAATCAACTTCGACTTCAACCTGTTAGAACGCCAGCCCATAGCTGATGTGAGATTTGAAGTTCTCAG TGACAGCACAGAGGCAGATATGTCAGACAACCATGTCTTACTCTCTATCCCAGTCCACTATGACTCAGAGATCACTGTCTCCTGGAAAATGGACCCGGAATTCTACGTGATTGAAGCGAACCACGAAGTGAAAACCACAGTGAACACTTTCGACGACATTGGCCCCGAGTTCAAATTCTCCCTGAAG gTTTCCACAGGGAATTTACCAATCAGTCTGGCCTACTTCACAGTGTCAATGCCCAGCACCACATCAAGAGGAAATCCATTACTTTACATAACTGGTGTCACCACAGCACCT GCCGGCGATGTAACCTGTGATGTAACCCTCAACCCTCTGAAGATTACACAACAGCCCTACACACCCACCTTCTCCAACGAAAACCTCATGAGCACAGAAATCctg GACTGTAACACAGCCAAGTGCCAGCACATGAAATGTTTCCTGAAAGACATGCAGATAAAAAGCGCATTTTTTGTGAACGTGACCTCGCGGATTTGGAACGGTACCTTCGCAGCT